GGAGCTTCTGGACGCCGAGGCCTACTTGGCCCTGGAGGAAAAGTCCCCCGTGCGCCACGAGCTCGTGGAGGGCGTGCCCTACGCCATGGCGGGGGCAAGCCTTGCCCACAACCGCACCGTGGGCAACCTCTACGCCCTCCTTAGGCCTGGCGCCTTGGCCAAGGGCTGCCGCATCTACACCGAGACCGTGAAGCTACGGGTCTCTGCCAGGACCTTCTACTACCCCGACCTCATGGTGGTCTGCCAAGGGGTTCCGCCCCACACCCACTACGAGGAGGCCCCCTGCCTGGTGGTGGAGGTGGTGTCCGAGGCCACCGAGGCCATAGACCGAAGGGAGAAGCTCTGGCGCTACCGGGAGCTTCCGAGCCTCGAGGCCTACCTCCTGGTGGACTCCCGGGAGAGGCGGGTGGAGGGCTACTTCCGCCAGGGGGAGGGCTGGCTCTACCGCCTGTGGGAGGGGGAAGGGGAGGTGGAGGGGCCTTGCCTGGAAGCCCGGTTCCCTCTAGAGGCGATCTACGAAGGGGTGGGGATTTAGGGGGTGCCCCATATCCATTGGCATAGCCGTGCCCGGAGGTGGTAAAAGCGCCGGGGGCTCAATTCGCCCAACTTTCCCAGCAAGGGGCCCTTGTCCACCACGGCAAGACGGCTGAGGCGCACCACGCTACTACGCTTGAGGCCAGTTCCGGGGAAATCGGGATCGGTTTCCAGGATCACTCTGGCATTTGTTCCAGCAGGGCCAGAATCTCTTGCTTTATCGCCTGTATTTTAACCCCGCCTAGGGCACTAGAGCCCGTAATGGGCCTCGGTGAGGTCCAGGTGCCCCTCTAGGCAGGGGAGGGGAAGCGTGCCTTCCTCGGCTTCCCGGTACACCCAGCCCTCTCCCTCCCGGTAGTAGCCAAAGGCCCGGGGGGTGCGGGAGTCCACCAAGAGGTAGGCCTGGAGGGTGGGCAGGGCCAGGTATTTACGGAGCTTTTCCCTCCGGTCCGTGGCCTCCGTGGAGTCCGAGAGCACCTCTATCACCAGGCAGGGCTTTTCCTTGTAGTATTCCCCGGGGTCTTCCTGGCAGACCACCATGAGGTCCGGGTAGTAGACCGTGGCCGCGTCCACCTTGAGCCGCATGTCGCTGGCGTAGAGGCGGCAGCCCCGCTTCCGGGCCAGGGGGCCAAGGGCCAGGACCAGGTTCACCACTACCCGGTTGTGCCGGTCGCTGGCCCCGGCCATGGCGTGGGGGAAGCCCTCCACCAGCTCGTGCTTCACCGGGGCTTCCCGCTCCAGGGCCAGGTACTCCTCCAGGGTGAGGGGCCGCACCGCCTTGGCCGCGCCCATGAGTAGAGTTTACCGCTAGAAAAGGCCCTGCTGCATCAGAACTGGCGGCTCCATCTCGGACGCGCAGGGCCAGGCTTCCCAAGGCGTGAGGCCGCTAGAGGGGGTGCTCGGCCCGGGGGCTTAGCGGAGGAAGGTGAGGACGGCCAGGGCCGCCGCCACGGCGGTGAAGTAGAGCATGAGCTTGTTGAAGGCGGTGTTGATCTCCGCCTTCACCTCCTGGCGGAGGCCCGCCATCTCCTGCCGTAGGCTTTGGATTTCCCCGCGCAGCTCGGTGGTCTCGGCCTTCACTTCCTGCCGCAGGCCGTTGAACTTTTCCTCCATCTCGCGGTGCAGGCCTCCGATCTCCGCCTTCACTTCTTGGCGGAGGCTCTGGATCTCTCCTTTGAGCTCCTGCCGGAGGCTTTGGATTTCCCCCCTCACTTCCTGGCGGAGGCCGACGAGCTTTTCCTCCACCTCCCGGCGCAGGCTGTTGAGCTTTTCCTCCACCTCCCGGCGCAGGTCCCCGATCTCCGCCTTGACCTCCTGGCGGAGGAGGTCCACCCGCCCCTCCAGGGAGGCCACCTGGCCCGGGAGGGTGGCCATGACCCCCTCCACGATCCCCTCCAGCTTGTAGAGGCGCTCCTCCGTGGTCATTGCCCTCAAGGTAGCACAGGTTGGGAGGACACCTCAAAGGGCGCGCCGCCTAACAAAGCCGATAGAGAACCCAGCGTTACCCTGGCTTGTGGACCTTTCTCCAAGCCAGGGCAGCCAAGACAAAGTGCCAGGGTTCCGTCCCGGGGGTGGGGAACCAAGCCAAGTAATAGAGGGCAAGGGACAGAAGGCCCGTCGCCATGCCCGTTGCCACGGGCGAACGGCTTCTCAACAAGGGGAGCGTTGGATAGAGCAGGAAAAGAGCCCAGAGAACCCCGTAAGGAAGGCCGTAGGCCAGGGCTTTGTCCAGGTAGGCGTTGTGGGCCTTGTCCCAGTTGCTTAGTCGTTGGAGGGCCAAAAACTCCTTTTGCCCCTCGCTTCTATGGTATTTGGGAAGCCCCTCCACGTTGTAACGGAGCAGGTACGTTCTGGAAGTGGGGGGGTCGTCCGCCTCCCAGAGGGGTGTTGCGGAGAGAAACCTCTCCGGAGGGGGCCAGTCGTACTCTAGCTGATAGAGGCGCAGAAGCTGCTGGAGGGGTACCCGTTCCTCCACCATGGCCCTTTGGAGCCCCAAGGGGCCCAGCTCCACGAGGAGCGTCTGAGGGTCTTGGGCGAGGAGGGAGAGGCCAATCCTCCACATCTCCAGCCTGGTTTCAAGGGTGCGCGAGGTGGTCAGGTCCTTCTTCCCAGCGAGGGTGGTGGGCCAGGCGGCGCTGCTTAGGAACGCCAGGGCCAAAGGGGCGAGGGCAGCCGCCCATAGCCGCCTTTCTCTGTGAAGTGCCGCCAGCAGGCTAAGCCCTGCTACGAGAGCGATGAGGGCGGTGCGGTTGGCGAGGCCTCCCAAGGCCGTGGCAAGGCCCAAGGCGGCGAGGAGCCAGTAACCCTTCCCCTGCCTTACCCAAAGCCCCAGGGCCAAGGGCACGAGGGGCAGGGCCAGCCCCGCGGCCATCCCGGGGTTGCCTATGGTCCCCGGGGGGAGCTGCGGGAGGTAGCCCAGGGGGATGGCCAGAGGGTCCAAGCCGCTCCTCTGCCAAAGCCACAGCACGCCTTGGTAGAGGGCAGAGAGCAAAAGGAAAACGGGAAGCGCCCTCTCTAGGCAGGGCTCCTTCTCCAGGAGCCCGAGTAGGCCGAGGGCGAAGAGGAGGAGGGCGCTTTGGTAAAGGGGGCCGTCCATCCGGTTCAGGGGGCCCAGGAGCCAAAAGCTCCCATCCTGGGTGGAGCCGTAGCTCAGGCTGGAGGAGAGGGCCAGCCAGAAGAGCTGGGCAGCCAGGAGGGCCGCCGCGAGCCTGGGGGCGGGCCTTCGGAGGCCGTAGGGCGCGAGGAGGACCGCCAGTAGGAGCAGGAGGAGGAGCTTGGGCACGTACCAGACCCCTTCCCTTTCCGCCCAGAGGGAGGGGGGGGAGAGGGCCCAGGGGTAGGCGGCGACCAGGGCGGCGGGCAACCAACAAAAAAGGGGGCGGAACCTCATCCCATGGGCTCCAAAGGGAAGGCCCGGGCTACTCCCGGCATGTAGCCCGGGCCTTCATAGGCCCTAATAGACGGCGGTGAATGTGTTGCCAGTGGTGGATTTCACAGTGATGGTGTAACGCCCGTCAGTAGAGCTGTAGGTGATCTTGCACTCCTCAACGCTAGACGGGTAGGTGTCAGGAGCCCCTTCGGCGGTGAGCCAATCCTGCTCGTTACAATCAGCGTTGTTCAAGTTGGTTGGAGCGGTGCCAGCGGTGTCCGCCGCCGCCACCCAGGTGGCCACCTGCCGGGCGAAGGCCTGCGCCGAAGACTCAATGGCCCGCTTACGGGCGTTCAAGACGTTCGGGATCAGCACCGCAGCCAGGATGGCGATGATGGCGATGACGATCAGGAGCTCAATCAGGGTGAAGCCTTTCGCGTTCCGCATACTTCTTTTCCTCCTAAGGTTTCCCGCGCCTATATCTATCGCGCGGCCATGAGTGCCTGAAGCCGACTTGCCTACCTCTTACCCAGCCTTGCTTCAACCTTCTTACCCCTTTCTCACCTCCCTTCTGGGGCCATTCTCCCGCTCGCCCCTTGCCCCTGTCAACCCCCCCTTTTGGCTGAGCTCTCATCACTTTCCTCCCCCCAGTTCCTGAAGCAACCTGACCAGCTCCTCCACCACTGCTTCCCTCCAAGGCGGGGGCCCCTGGGCCAGGGCGATCCGGCCCAGACGGAAGAGGCTTTGCCGCTCGGGATGGGCCAGAAGCCGGGGAAGCCATTCCCTGCCCTGCAAGCGCGCCCCCAGAAGGACCAAGAGCGCCATCCCCAAGGCCAGAAGCCATAACCACCCCCTGAGGCTCGCCCCCGTCCGCAGCCGATGGCGGTCCAGCCCAAACCCCTGCCCCTTCAGGTCCCTAAACCCCTCTTCAATCCACATCCGCCACCCATAGGGCGGCTCCCCCCCAAAAGGGCCCGAATAGGCCAGATACCAGGGATCCCGACCCCCTGGGTACACCAGGAGGGTGACT
This region of Thermus thermophilus genomic DNA includes:
- a CDS encoding prepilin-type N-terminal cleavage/methylation domain-containing protein, with protein sequence MRNAKGFTLIELLIVIAIIAILAAVLIPNVLNARKRAIESSAQAFARQVATWVAAADTAGTAPTNLNNADCNEQDWLTAEGAPDTYPSSVEECKITYSSTDGRYTITVKSTTGNTFTAVY
- a CDS encoding Uma2 family endonuclease, with the translated sequence MDEAARPLELLDAEAYLALEEKSPVRHELVEGVPYAMAGASLAHNRTVGNLYALLRPGALAKGCRIYTETVKLRVSARTFYYPDLMVVCQGVPPHTHYEEAPCLVVEVVSEATEAIDRREKLWRYRELPSLEAYLLVDSRERRVEGYFRQGEGWLYRLWEGEGEVEGPCLEARFPLEAIYEGVGI
- a CDS encoding CorA family divalent cation transporter — translated: MTTEERLYKLEGIVEGVMATLPGQVASLEGRVDLLRQEVKAEIGDLRREVEEKLNSLRREVEEKLVGLRQEVRGEIQSLRQELKGEIQSLRQEVKAEIGGLHREMEEKFNGLRQEVKAETTELRGEIQSLRQEMAGLRQEVKAEINTAFNKLMLYFTAVAAALAVLTFLR
- a CDS encoding Uma2 family endonuclease encodes the protein MGAAKAVRPLTLEEYLALEREAPVKHELVEGFPHAMAGASDRHNRVVVNLVLALGPLARKRGCRLYASDMRLKVDAATVYYPDLMVVCQEDPGEYYKEKPCLVIEVLSDSTEATDRREKLRKYLALPTLQAYLLVDSRTPRAFGYYREGEGWVYREAEEGTLPLPCLEGHLDLTEAHYGL